The sequence TCATTATTACGGCGATAATGTGCCGAATTTGATTCCACCCAAGAATACACGGTTTTCGGTCGGGGCAGGTTATGATTATGAGGTGATCAATACCGAAGTTTTGTTGCGGGATCTGACCGTCGAAAAAGGCAGCTGGGTGTTGCCGGGTGTTGGGCGTTACAAGGTCCTGAGCATTGGAAATGAGGGGCGCATACCTGCGGAAGCGCGGGCAAAACTCAAAAAACTGAGCGAACAGGGAGCCACACTAGTCGAACGAAAATCGGCGATGCCAGCCTTAGCGGCACTCCATATTCCACCTGATTTTAGCTATGCTGGCCAGAAAGCCGATCAACGCTATACGCCACTGGATTATATTCACTATCGACGCGATGAACTGGATTTTTACCTGATTCGCAACACCACCAATCGATGGGTATCAACGGATTGTCAGTTCAGGCAACAAGCGAAAATGCCCGAAATCTGGGACCCTATTTCTGGATCGGTTGTGCCTGTTGCTGATTATAAGCAGGAAAATGACCGAATCAACGTGCCGGTTTCCCTTCCACCTTTTGGAGCCTATTTTATCGTATTTAGTAAACCATCGGCAGCTTCTGGCCCTAATGTTGCCAATGCTGATTTTGACAATCTGAACGCAGCGAAACCTGCTATGGTACTGGATGGCCCCTGGAAACTAACCTTCCCCAAAGGCTGGGGCGCACCCGAATCGGCTACGTTTCCCGAATTAATTTCCTGGACGGAATCGGATCAAAAAGGCATTCGCTACTTTTCAGGCATCGCTACTTATCAGAAAACATTTGATTATAAGTCCGTTGCGGCCACGACCAGGCAGCGGGTCTATCTCGACTTAGGTGACCTGACGAAAGTAGGAGAGGTATGGTTGAACAATAAGCCCCTGGGCATCGTCTGGACACCGCCCTACCGCGTCGATATTACCGATGCAATTAAGGCTGGTCCAAACTCACTGCGTATCGATGTCGCCAATACCTGGTCGAACCGGTTAACGGGCGATGCTATAAATGGTGAAAAATACACCAAAACGAACATCACCAAAGCTAACAAGAATCTGGTTCCCTGGGATAAATTACCCCTGATCAAGTCAGGTCTGTTAGGGCCGGTTATGATTCATACCGTAAAAACCATTCGTTAAAAAGGGAATGAAAAAGCAGGTTTGGTACCTTCTGTTGACCTTGTTTGGGTTCATCAATACGATTGCTTCAGAGGTTTCATGGGGGCAGTCGGGTAAGATAATTACCCAAGAACCCACCCGAATTCAGGACGTCATATATGGCCATAAGTTCGGTACTGCGCTTACAATGGATATTCTGAAACCCGCCAAACCGAATGGAATTGGTGTCATCTTCGTACTAAGTGGAGGCTGGCATTCCGACATCAGCATGATTGAAAAGCGCCGTAAGCACTTCCATTATTTTACGGATCGGGGTCAAACGGTATTTCTGGTCATTCACGGATCGGCCCCGAAATTTCAGGTAAACGAAGTCATTCAGGATGTACAACGGGCAGTACGTTTTATTCGGTTTCATGCTGCCGAATATGGCGTTAACCCAAATCGGCTGGGTATGTCAGGCATGAGTTCTGGCGGCCATATTTCTCTGTCTATCGGTACTGGCGTAGGGCGGCCTTCGCTGCCTGATTCCATGCAGAAGGATGCTTCAGCGGCCGTCGATCCGGTCGATGGAGTTTCCAGCCGAGTGCAAGCCGTTGCGTGTTTCTTCCCACCCGCCGATTTGGTTAATTTTGGAAACCCAGGACGCTTGTTTGTCGAATGCGACACGGTGCGACGATACTGGCCACAGTTTGGTGTAGAAGGAAAATCGAGGGACGAAAAATTGGTTATAATGCAGAAACTGTCACCTTATCATCAGATTTCTAACGATGATCCACCGACCCTAATTCTGCACGGGACTATAGACCCCATCATTCCTCTAGAGCAGTCAGAACGGTTTGTTGCCCAGCTAAAAAAAACAGGCGTTCCGGCTCAATTGATTATTCATCAGGGTGGTGCTCATGGTTGGGATGAGACCTGGGAGTCGGATTTAGGCGTACTGGCCGACTGGTTTGAGAAATACCTGTTGACTGAACGGAAATGATACAGCCGCTACGGCTCTAAAACTTGTCACGACAATGTTAAGAAAACTTTTTCTACTGATCTCTCTGCTAGGTTTATCGGTTCATTTGATGGCTCAACAGGCCGACTCGACCACGTATTTAGCGGATGTCAAAAAGGAACTGAACGCGGTTTGGCCCAAGAACCGGACAATCAATCTGGTGTTCCATGGGCATTCGGTACCGGCAGGTTTCTGGCACGATCACGAAGTTCATACGCTGGAATCCTATCCGAATCTGTTGCTTAAAAAGCTGAAGGATCAATATCCGTATGCCGTTATCAATGTGATTGTTACCGCCATTGGTGGCGAGAATTCCATAAAAGGGCAAACCCGATTTGAACAGGACGTACTTGTTCATAAGCCCGATGTTTTGTTTATTGATTACGCCCTGAATGACCGATTTGCCGAGATCGGTAAGGTAAAAGAAGCCTGGGTGCAAATGATTGAGACTGCGCTCGCCCGAAACATAAAAGTCGTCCTGTTAACACCTTCTCCCGACCGGCGACTAAACATTTTGGATCGGGCAAACCCGCTGGAGCCGCACGTTCAACAGATTAAACAACTAGCTGAAAAATACCACACAGGCCTGGCCGATCCGTATGCGCAATTTAAGCGAATTGCTGCTCGTGGCGACCTGATCAACTACATGTCGCACGTCAATCACCCGAACCGGGAAGGGCACGAAATTATTGCGACAGAATTGATGAAGTGGTTTACGAAGTGACCGGATTGGCAGGGCGATAATCGTATTCAGGGCTTGCGATAACGGCAAATTTGTATTTATCGCCATGGTAATACGATTGTTCGATTTCAACAACTTTGTCGCCGGTGCAGATAACGGCACTATCCAGTACAAAAACGGGTGTTGGTTTACTCAACTCAAAATTAGTTGTGTTGGGTTCCAGAATTTTCACACCTAACGTTTGTTGAACCTCGTTGATTTTCAGGTGATAATTGTTTTCGTAAACTTTAAAATAAGAGACCTCCGTTGGTATTTTATTGATCTTTGGGCAAAGAGTCAGCGAAATGTATTTGACTTCATCTTTGATGAGCAACTCATCGGCATAGCGAAGTTGATGCAGTTTTAGAACAGGCCCATCAATGATAAAATGCCGCCCATTTATCTCCGATGAAATCCCATCCTGCAACACTGTTTTCTCCAGCACTATATTCTTTGGCGTGAACCCTTCGGCAATCAGGCTGTCGTGAAAACCGCGCCGGGTGGCATAGATGGAACCGAGCGTGCGTAATAAATGATGGTCTTCCGTCCGATTGAGCACATACGTTCCCTTGCCCTTTATTCGTCGGGCCCAGCCTTTGGATTCGATGGCAAGCAGCGTTTTTCGGGCCGTTGTATTGCTTATTTTAAAGGTTTTAATGAGCTCATTTTCAGACGGAATCTGATCGCCTGGCTTTAACTCACCAGTTTTTATCTTTTCAATAATGATCTCGCTAAGCGCGATGAATTTCGCTTTATCGGTTGCCAGTAGAGCAGTTGCCCGTTTTTTTTCCATCAATTCAATAGACCGGTCAATGAACTGCAAATGCTTGAGTTGAGTATTGTTCTGTTGATCAAACAGAAGAGGGCATTCGCACGTTGGTCAGTTTGTAAATATACAATGTTCCTTCTTATGATTAAACCCGGTAACATTTATGGCTTCTGGTAAGCCGGGGAAGATTCTTGTTGTTTACTCTGGGAATAAACTGGTTATTGGCAACTTTTACGAATTAGAAAACACTCACAGTTGCTTGCTGACAATCTGTTGCTCATTTTTGCTTCTATAAGCGGACAAATACCGTTTTGATGACCAACCGGAAGCGTTTATGAACGAGCAATCACGCAGAACATTCGTTAAAAGTAGTGTCGCGGCAGGCTTAAGTGCTGCTATTCCCGCAACGAGTATGGCTGAAATGGCCCCCAAAGAACTGTTTGTTCACCATGTGCTTTTCTACCTGAAAAAGCCAGATAGCGCAGCCGACAAGGCTAAACTGCTGGAAGGGTTGAATAAACTGGCAAAATGTCCTACCATCAAACTGGTGCATATTGGTACTCCGGCCGGCACAACCCGCGATGTTATTGAGCGGAAGTACGCCTATTCCTGGCTCTGTTTTTTCGATAGCCCTGCCGATGAGGAGAGTTACCAAAAACACCCGATTCACGATGATTTTCGGAAAAATTATTCATCGCTGTGGGAAAAAGTTGTCATCTACGATTCGATTGGCCCGAAGCGATAGAAAGTCATACCGGACGATCCCTCGTTTCGAGGTCGTCCGGTTCCTAAGCAGTTGCCCCCGGCACCGTATTGCCCGAATCGATTGACGGGGATGGCAGTGGCGTAGTTCCGCGTGTAAAGGAGATAAGTGCACCCATCAATACCAGGCCTGTCATGGTGAGGTAGACGTAATGCATCCCAAGGAGTTGAGCAACGGCGCTTTCCGGTGAAACAGAATGGGCTACGCCGTATCGATTCCGGAGGCTATACCAAACAGCCGCAGCCAGTGCAATACCGACTACAAACCCTAGATTGCGCATAAAGGCAATCATACTGCTGGCAATTCCCCGCTGTGTCAGCGGTGCGGCATTGAGGGCGCTACTGCTGTTTGGCGATTGGAACAGACCAAAGCCTAAACTAACCAGTGAACTTCGCCAAACCACGTCTGTCCAGTCCCAGCTCGTGTCCAGAAACGAAAAGGCGAAATAGCCACAGGCTGTAATCAGCAAGCCCGTACTCGATAACCAGCGGGTGCTGACTCTACTCGATAAATAGCCACCCAGCGGGGCAATAATGCTGAGTGTTAAAGGCCCGGCCAGCAGTACCAGCCCTGCCCGTTCGGGATTTAGTCCAAGCAATTGCTGCAAAAAGAAGGGTATAACAAACAGGTTGGCTCCAGATGCTACAAACCCACAAAAGGCGGCCAGTATGGCGGCCGTAAAGGGTTTGATTCGGAATAGACCGAGCCGTAACATGGGTTCGCTAACCCGCATTTCCCAGAGCAGAAAAAACAGGATCAGAACTGCCCCGATTGACAGTAATGCGATGACAAGTGGATCATTCCAGCCATAGTGTGGCTCAGGGCCAAAATCCAGCCCGGTCAGTAGCGTCGTAACACCCACTAGAAAAAGGCCAGCGCCAACCAGATCAAACCGTTGTCCGGTAACTTTTGGGCTTTTTGGGAGTATTGTCCAGGCACGCCAGATGGCTAGTAAACCAATCGGAACATTCACGAAAAAAATACTCGACCAGCCAAATTTGCCAAGTAATAACCCGCCAATTACGGGTCCGGCACTGGAACCCGCAGCCACAACCGAGCCCATTAACCCCAGAGCCTGACCACGCTCGCGCGGGGCGAAAGCATCGCTGATAATGGCTGGCCCAATAGCGTAAATCATAGAGGCACCTATCCCCTGTAGCACCCGAAAAGCAACCAGCGACCAGAGGCTCCAGGCAAGTCCGCAGAACAACGAGCCTAATACAAAAACACTGAAACCGGTGATGTATAGCTGTCGTCGACCAACCCAGTCCGACAATTTGCCCATGATAAGCAACGTACTGGTTGTGGTTAGCAGGTAACAAAGAACAACCCATTCAACGCTGTCGCCAGCGGCTAATTCACGGCGAATTGTTGGTAGTGCAATATTAACAATGCTACTGTCGAGCGTCGACATGAACGTTCCGAACATAACTGTGCCCAGAATGATCCATTTGGTTGGAGCCGATGAGTCGACGGCAGAAGAGGGAGAGGTCACGGGCAATCGAAGTTCCTTTTAGGGTTTAACTGGTGGAATAGACTGGTTGTTTGGGTCAGACTCAACTAAAATTGACCATAAATCGAGGGCGAAGCTACTACTTCGCCGTTGATCGTTTATCTTGAGGGGCTCTTAATCATAGACTTCAATCAACAATACAACCCGATGAAAACATCCAGACGTAAATTTCTACACAAAACAACCCGAAACGGCTTGGCGGCCCTGTCGTTGGGTGGCATCACCACAGACGTATCCAACCTGATAGCTGGTCATGACGCGGAACCAGCTATGCCACCTCTTGAGTCTATGTTACTCAAGCCCGATCACGTGGTTCGATCGGTGCCGGAAAATATGGTTTACGGCTATTTTGGGGCCGATGTGCCGCCTGTTTATAAAGTGAAAGATGGGGATGTGGTTGAAATTCAGACCGTGAATCCGTCGGGTGTTAGCCGCACCAATCCGGAAGAATTTTATGCCAAAAATCAGTTGCCTGTCGATGCACACGCGCAGGAAGTCATTGCGATCATGAAAAATGTGAAACCCGAACCATCTGGTATTCGGGGGCATATGCTGACTGGTCCGGTCTATATCGAAGGAACCCAGCCCGGCGACAGCCTTGAAATTCGAATTCTTGACCTGACCTTTCCGGCTGGTTTTGGCGTTAACAGTGTCTGGCCGGGCGGAGGTGGCATTCCAGATGAGGTTAAAACCCGTGAGACGTTCGTTTACCGCTATGATGCCAAACGAAAAGTTGCGTTGTTAAAAGAGGGCGTTGAAATCCCACTGAAGCCGTTTATGGGTGTTATGGCCTTGTCGCCACCGTCGGAAACGGGCCGCGTTAGCTCAATTCCGCCCGGATTTTTTGGCGGCAATCTGGATATCAAGCACCTGACTAAAGGAACGACATTACATTTGCCTGTATCAGTTCCGGGTGGTTTGTTTACCACGGGCGATGGCCACGGAGCGCAGGGGAATGGCGAAGTGAGTGGCGTTGCCATTGAGACGGCAATCACGCTAACGGTTAAATTTATTGTTCACAAAGGAAAAACCCTGAAACTGCCCCGCGCCGAAACGCCAACGCATTTCATTGCCGTCGGGCTGGATAAAGATTTGAATAAAGCCATGAAAAATGCGCTTTCAGAAGCCTGTGCATTTATTCGGGATGAACTTGGCTTTACGTTCAACGAAGCGTTATCGATTGCCAGCACCGCCGTTGATTTCGAAGTAAGTCAGGTGGTCGATCAAACGCTGGGCGTCCATGCCATGATTCCCAAATCGATTTTTACGAATAAGAAATTCGCCTACTGGCAGTAGTTTAATTGACTTTCGCTCAGGGTTGTAGAGGTGTGCCACTGTTTCTAATCTTGCTACCAATAACCGTGGTACACCTCTACAACCCTCAATTTATTTACTCACAACCTGAACCACGTATGTTTTCTTCACCTGTCCATTAC comes from Spirosoma aureum and encodes:
- a CDS encoding MFS transporter; protein product: MTSPSSAVDSSAPTKWIILGTVMFGTFMSTLDSSIVNIALPTIRRELAAGDSVEWVVLCYLLTTTSTLLIMGKLSDWVGRRQLYITGFSVFVLGSLFCGLAWSLWSLVAFRVLQGIGASMIYAIGPAIISDAFAPRERGQALGLMGSVVAAGSSAGPVIGGLLLGKFGWSSIFFVNVPIGLLAIWRAWTILPKSPKVTGQRFDLVGAGLFLVGVTTLLTGLDFGPEPHYGWNDPLVIALLSIGAVLILFFLLWEMRVSEPMLRLGLFRIKPFTAAILAAFCGFVASGANLFVIPFFLQQLLGLNPERAGLVLLAGPLTLSIIAPLGGYLSSRVSTRWLSSTGLLITACGYFAFSFLDTSWDWTDVVWRSSLVSLGFGLFQSPNSSSALNAAPLTQRGIASSMIAFMRNLGFVVGIALAAAVWYSLRNRYGVAHSVSPESAVAQLLGMHYVYLTMTGLVLMGALISFTRGTTPLPSPSIDSGNTVPGATA
- a CDS encoding GntR family transcriptional regulator produces the protein MQFIDRSIELMEKKRATALLATDKAKFIALSEIIIEKIKTGELKPGDQIPSENELIKTFKISNTTARKTLLAIESKGWARRIKGKGTYVLNRTEDHHLLRTLGSIYATRRGFHDSLIAEGFTPKNIVLEKTVLQDGISSEINGRHFIIDGPVLKLHQLRYADELLIKDEVKYISLTLCPKINKIPTEVSYFKVYENNYHLKINEVQQTLGVKILEPNTTNFELSKPTPVFVLDSAVICTGDKVVEIEQSYYHGDKYKFAVIASPEYDYRPANPVTS
- a CDS encoding Dabb family protein: MNEQSRRTFVKSSVAAGLSAAIPATSMAEMAPKELFVHHVLFYLKKPDSAADKAKLLEGLNKLAKCPTIKLVHIGTPAGTTRDVIERKYAYSWLCFFDSPADEESYQKHPIHDDFRKNYSSLWEKVVIYDSIGPKR
- a CDS encoding alpha/beta hydrolase gives rise to the protein MKKQVWYLLLTLFGFINTIASEVSWGQSGKIITQEPTRIQDVIYGHKFGTALTMDILKPAKPNGIGVIFVLSGGWHSDISMIEKRRKHFHYFTDRGQTVFLVIHGSAPKFQVNEVIQDVQRAVRFIRFHAAEYGVNPNRLGMSGMSSGGHISLSIGTGVGRPSLPDSMQKDASAAVDPVDGVSSRVQAVACFFPPADLVNFGNPGRLFVECDTVRRYWPQFGVEGKSRDEKLVIMQKLSPYHQISNDDPPTLILHGTIDPIIPLEQSERFVAQLKKTGVPAQLIIHQGGAHGWDETWESDLGVLADWFEKYLLTERK
- a CDS encoding SGNH/GDSL hydrolase family protein, giving the protein MLRKLFLLISLLGLSVHLMAQQADSTTYLADVKKELNAVWPKNRTINLVFHGHSVPAGFWHDHEVHTLESYPNLLLKKLKDQYPYAVINVIVTAIGGENSIKGQTRFEQDVLVHKPDVLFIDYALNDRFAEIGKVKEAWVQMIETALARNIKVVLLTPSPDRRLNILDRANPLEPHVQQIKQLAEKYHTGLADPYAQFKRIAARGDLINYMSHVNHPNREGHEIIATELMKWFTK
- a CDS encoding acetamidase/formamidase family protein yields the protein MKTSRRKFLHKTTRNGLAALSLGGITTDVSNLIAGHDAEPAMPPLESMLLKPDHVVRSVPENMVYGYFGADVPPVYKVKDGDVVEIQTVNPSGVSRTNPEEFYAKNQLPVDAHAQEVIAIMKNVKPEPSGIRGHMLTGPVYIEGTQPGDSLEIRILDLTFPAGFGVNSVWPGGGGIPDEVKTRETFVYRYDAKRKVALLKEGVEIPLKPFMGVMALSPPSETGRVSSIPPGFFGGNLDIKHLTKGTTLHLPVSVPGGLFTTGDGHGAQGNGEVSGVAIETAITLTVKFIVHKGKTLKLPRAETPTHFIAVGLDKDLNKAMKNALSEACAFIRDELGFTFNEALSIASTAVDFEVSQVVDQTLGVHAMIPKSIFTNKKFAYWQ